A window of the Haloquadratum walsbyi C23 genome harbors these coding sequences:
- a CDS encoding phosphoribosyltransferase: MAKSNQFEDRVDAGEQLAAALHTYEIDADITLAIPRGGLPLGRVVADTVSTPLDIIVAKKIAAPRNTEYAIGAVASDGSVWRNDTAIQQTGASETYFEQEQAAIAKQANQKAIRYRENDDFPDLTNSHVIIVDDGAATGATIQACLDQVGKINTTSVTVAVPVAPSDTVKMLEQSADSVICLNTPQQFRGVGQFYQTFEQVSDAEAMSYL, from the coding sequence ATGGCTAAATCAAACCAGTTTGAGGATAGGGTGGACGCGGGAGAGCAACTAGCCGCAGCGCTTCACACGTATGAGATCGATGCTGATATTACACTTGCTATTCCACGCGGAGGACTTCCACTGGGGCGAGTAGTCGCGGACACTGTTTCAACGCCGCTTGATATTATCGTTGCAAAGAAAATTGCTGCACCCAGAAATACTGAATATGCTATCGGTGCTGTTGCCAGTGATGGGTCTGTCTGGCGGAATGATACAGCAATCCAACAAACTGGTGCTAGTGAGACGTATTTTGAGCAGGAGCAAGCAGCGATTGCAAAGCAAGCTAACCAGAAGGCAATCCGCTATCGTGAGAATGATGATTTTCCAGATCTTACCAATAGTCATGTTATTATCGTCGACGATGGCGCAGCAACAGGGGCGACCATCCAAGCCTGTCTCGATCAAGTTGGTAAGATCAATACAACATCTGTGACGGTTGCAGTTCCTGTTGCACCATCTGATACTGTCAAAATGCTTGAACAAAGTGCTGACTCGGTTATTTGCTTGAATACACCACAGCAATTCCGTGGTGTTGGGCAGTTTTATCAGACGTTCGAGCAGGTCTCTGACGCAGAAGCAATGTCATATCTATAA
- a CDS encoding PfkB family carbohydrate kinase: protein MPDVISLGSINVDRIHHVSADVLKGLTSAHAWFPDQGETIIHDVESLPSSIPTPPDMVQYGGKGANQAIAATKAGAQTTLLGVVGSDAESTGVCEHLSEFGVNIDNVRSAAMPTGTADIFIDPDGDNRIIVRPGANKNIDIDYIDTHFETIIESNCLLIQNEIPPDPVTHLLDRLAASDNSPAVLFDPAPAGGADKLLHPGAIDYVTPNETEYTALKPALSEYDGVLIRKAGGDDVIVEIPDYLTLSPPRIIPDESESDIPDQIHVTTDPEDETQTEGRIPDSTRLSITPPAVETVDTTGAGDVLSGYLAARLPVEKSLLQAVEKAIIAGSLSTQHAGAQNGIPALSTVQEFQSNNRH from the coding sequence ATGCCTGACGTAATCAGTCTTGGTAGCATTAACGTGGATCGAATTCATCACGTCTCAGCTGACGTGCTCAAAGGTCTCACATCAGCGCATGCATGGTTTCCGGATCAGGGCGAAACAATTATACATGATGTCGAATCGCTCCCGTCATCGATCCCGACACCGCCAGATATGGTACAATATGGTGGGAAAGGAGCAAACCAGGCTATAGCTGCAACAAAGGCGGGGGCTCAAACAACGCTTCTTGGTGTTGTTGGGTCTGATGCGGAAAGCACAGGCGTTTGTGAACATCTCAGTGAATTCGGTGTCAATATCGATAATGTGCGGTCAGCAGCAATGCCAACTGGGACCGCAGATATTTTTATTGATCCCGACGGTGATAACCGTATTATAGTCCGCCCCGGTGCTAACAAGAACATTGATATCGACTATATTGATACACACTTCGAGACGATTATTGAGAGTAACTGTCTCTTGATTCAAAATGAGATCCCGCCAGATCCAGTCACTCACTTACTTGATCGGCTTGCGGCGAGTGACAATTCACCAGCTGTCTTGTTTGATCCTGCTCCCGCCGGTGGCGCTGATAAACTGCTTCACCCGGGCGCTATTGACTATGTGACACCAAATGAGACTGAATACACAGCACTCAAACCAGCACTCAGTGAGTACGATGGTGTCCTTATTCGCAAAGCAGGTGGTGATGACGTTATTGTCGAGATACCGGACTATCTTACCCTCTCTCCCCCTCGAATAATTCCTGATGAGTCTGAGTCTGATATCCCCGATCAGATACACGTGACAACGGACCCAGAAGATGAAACTCAAACCGAAGGAAGAATACCGGATTCAACTCGATTATCGATTACACCTCCTGCGGTTGAGACAGTCGATACGACAGGTGCTGGTGATGTTCTTAGCGGTTATCTTGCTGCTCGGCTTCCGGTGGAAAAGTCACTATTACAGGCAGTCGAGAAAGCGATTATTGCTGGATCATTATCGACGCAGCATGCTGGCGCACAAAACGGGATTCCAGCGCTATCGACCGTTCAAGAGTTTCAATCAAATAACCGGCATTAA
- a CDS encoding DUF7529 family protein, with translation MGNIQAGAQSCTDIMRIGPDSGIPGEQSREYDMSGSPAHIAAAADAVRDGWKATIEDTYRMVDDREADGYHTALVVAAETMPRGPTNDDHKINTENMSGDINVASSIIMTPPECSSTPKWGISHVVPRNAEDSIEFIDPPFTVDETLVYQRVVKGTVFIVTECICIEEVSPPRSLFIAGAYSITHAASLVRVAMNCNRMISHLHYLDGTHIATLLHGDATTFFPNPERFLNAGLSGE, from the coding sequence ATGGGGAACATTCAGGCAGGTGCGCAATCATGTACTGATATAATGCGGATTGGTCCAGATTCTGGTATTCCTGGTGAGCAATCCCGCGAGTACGACATGAGTGGTAGCCCAGCACATATCGCTGCTGCCGCTGATGCCGTTCGCGATGGATGGAAAGCAACAATTGAGGATACCTATCGAATGGTTGATGATCGCGAAGCCGATGGATATCATACAGCGCTTGTGGTCGCTGCTGAAACAATGCCTCGTGGACCCACTAACGATGATCATAAAATAAATACTGAGAATATGAGTGGTGATATCAATGTCGCCAGCTCGATTATTATGACTCCCCCCGAGTGTTCATCTACACCGAAATGGGGGATCTCACATGTTGTCCCCCGCAATGCAGAGGATTCAATTGAATTTATTGATCCGCCGTTCACTGTGGATGAAACGCTCGTATATCAACGAGTGGTCAAGGGAACAGTATTCATCGTCACCGAATGCATCTGCATTGAGGAGGTATCACCACCACGGTCATTATTTATCGCTGGCGCGTACTCAATCACTCATGCCGCATCATTAGTGAGGGTTGCAATGAACTGTAATCGAATGATTTCACATCTTCACTATCTTGATGGGACACATATTGCAACGCTCTTACATGGTGACGCTACGACATTCTTCCCGAATCCTGAGCGATTTCTCAACGCTGGATTATCTGGAGAATAA
- a CDS encoding DUF7555 family protein gives MLQTSKLILQLTEFLLWVLIASTVTVILSGVTAFVIWTNLVAVKNALFLVGILLFGIGSVGIQPKRVRRRAMNTRSEHKGSSDRTHRQISLGQFSADTNTEYGFETRIQTIPPLRDNRLSINERVSRDWKLFATSLLVLATSLYFEIGLDIHI, from the coding sequence ATGCTACAAACATCTAAACTGATATTACAATTGACTGAGTTTCTGCTTTGGGTGTTGATTGCATCAACAGTAACTGTCATACTAAGCGGTGTCACCGCATTCGTCATTTGGACAAACCTCGTTGCTGTAAAAAATGCCTTATTTCTGGTTGGGATTCTACTTTTTGGGATTGGAAGTGTTGGAATTCAACCGAAGCGTGTTCGTCGTCGTGCAATGAACACTCGTTCGGAACATAAAGGATCATCAGACAGGACACACCGGCAAATATCGCTTGGTCAATTTTCGGCTGATACTAACACTGAATATGGGTTTGAAACGCGGATTCAAACAATCCCACCATTACGTGATAATCGCCTTTCGATCAACGAACGAGTAAGTCGCGACTGGAAACTTTTTGCGACAAGTCTCCTTGTCCTTGCGACGTCACTTTATTTTGAGATTGGACTTGATATTCATATCTGA
- a CDS encoding ABC transporter ATP-binding protein, whose amino-acid sequence MSKTVDSRPDESARSSQLESDVTTDPLVTVKDLKTYYGGDGAFADPPVKAVDGVSFQIERGETLGLVGESGSGKTTLGRTLVQLETATAGDITFDGTDVTTLHGDSLTEWRQRAQIVFQDPESSLNDRMTVGEIIREPLDAHEWGTKSERRNRVQTLLADVGLQPEHYVRYPHQFSGGQRQRVGIARALALEPEFLVLDEPVSALDVSVQAKIISLLDDLQAKFGLTYLFIAHDLSVVRHICDRVAVLYLGKIMEIGETEQLYQNPQNPYTRALLSAIPNPDPQDETTRITLPGTPPSPRDPPTGCQFATRCPAKLRPSELDHLDATTWERIERFREVVRERSRVDPGVRGRITRQLGVFSAHDDIDSAVTDLFGDLQEFPPAVVNPIESAVEHIKSGYPEKARELLRDTFGSICDREEPTLQAVSDIDTSQNSKVSSIATTQRSYCHCHKSEHDDVSTIFDRRLNDPDAGTHSSVD is encoded by the coding sequence ATGAGTAAAACAGTTGATTCTCGTCCTGACGAGTCAGCACGGTCCTCGCAGTTGGAATCCGATGTAACCACAGACCCGCTTGTGACTGTTAAAGATTTGAAAACATACTATGGTGGCGATGGTGCATTTGCGGATCCACCAGTAAAAGCAGTCGATGGGGTCAGCTTTCAAATTGAGCGTGGTGAGACGCTTGGACTTGTTGGCGAGTCTGGCTCTGGAAAGACCACGTTAGGGCGCACACTTGTCCAATTAGAGACAGCAACAGCAGGAGATATTACCTTTGATGGGACTGACGTCACGACATTACATGGCGATTCACTGACTGAGTGGCGTCAACGTGCACAAATTGTATTTCAGGATCCGGAGTCGAGTCTTAATGATCGCATGACGGTTGGTGAGATCATCCGTGAGCCACTTGATGCGCATGAATGGGGGACAAAAAGTGAACGTCGTAACCGGGTTCAAACACTACTTGCTGATGTTGGGCTTCAACCCGAACATTATGTCCGGTACCCGCACCAGTTCTCTGGTGGTCAACGCCAACGCGTCGGTATCGCACGTGCACTTGCGCTTGAACCGGAGTTTCTTGTACTTGATGAACCGGTGAGTGCGCTTGATGTGAGTGTTCAAGCGAAAATTATCTCACTGCTTGATGACCTGCAGGCAAAGTTTGGATTGACATATCTGTTTATTGCCCATGACCTTTCAGTAGTTAGACATATATGTGATCGAGTCGCAGTATTATATCTTGGAAAAATAATGGAGATTGGTGAAACAGAGCAATTGTATCAAAATCCACAGAATCCATACACGCGAGCACTGCTTTCAGCAATTCCGAATCCAGACCCACAGGATGAGACAACACGTATCACACTTCCAGGGACACCACCAAGTCCTCGTGATCCCCCGACAGGATGTCAGTTCGCGACACGATGCCCAGCGAAACTCCGCCCAAGCGAACTTGATCATCTCGATGCAACAACGTGGGAACGTATTGAGCGCTTTCGGGAAGTCGTTCGTGAGCGTTCCCGGGTAGATCCTGGTGTTCGTGGGCGGATTACCCGACAACTTGGCGTATTCTCAGCACATGATGATATTGATTCAGCTGTTACAGATCTCTTTGGCGACTTACAGGAATTCCCACCAGCAGTTGTCAACCCAATTGAATCAGCCGTCGAGCATATCAAATCAGGATATCCTGAGAAGGCACGCGAGTTACTTCGGGACACATTCGGTAGCATCTGTGATCGCGAGGAACCGACATTACAGGCTGTCAGCGATATCGATACGTCTCAGAACTCCAAAGTATCTTCCATAGCGACGACACAACGAAGCTACTGTCACTGTCATAAATCTGAACATGACGATGTCTCGACGATATTTGACCGGCGTCTCAATGACCCTGATGCTGGGACGCATTCGTCAGTTGATTAG
- a CDS encoding ABC transporter ATP-binding protein: protein MIPDVDRKTSTSAQPDDDVVLSVHNLTTVFRTDRETIYAVDGIDFDVRRGETVGIVGESGSGKSVTARSIMGLIDAPGEILPASSIRFNNDELTDYSDDEYRAIRGDGIGMVFQDPQQSLNPVYTIGNQIREALAVNQNIRGEEARRQAIELLEAVAIPDPARRLSEYPHEFSGGMRQRAVIAMMLACDPEFLICDEPTTALDVTIQAQILDLLSEIQQKRDLSILFITHDMGVIAQIADRVNVVYAGEIVEQAPVERLFQSPQHPYTRGLLDAIPGRRSGDDGLRTIEGDVPTPNAPASNCRFAPRCPKAFDECEAVPPQHVSVDDNSTHTTACLLYPAEMEESPRVAKHRRRAETETEADANTGEYHE from the coding sequence ATGATACCGGATGTCGACCGAAAAACGTCGACATCAGCTCAACCTGATGATGATGTCGTTCTTTCTGTTCACAATCTCACGACGGTTTTTCGCACTGATCGTGAAACAATCTATGCCGTTGATGGGATTGATTTTGATGTCCGTCGTGGCGAAACAGTCGGTATTGTCGGTGAGTCTGGCTCGGGTAAAAGTGTGACTGCCCGCTCAATTATGGGTCTGATCGATGCACCGGGTGAGATACTCCCAGCGTCTTCGATTAGATTCAACAATGACGAACTCACCGACTACAGCGATGATGAATATCGTGCAATCCGTGGTGATGGTATTGGAATGGTGTTTCAGGATCCTCAACAATCACTCAATCCAGTGTATACAATCGGCAATCAAATCCGTGAAGCACTTGCTGTTAATCAGAATATCCGTGGTGAGGAGGCACGTCGCCAAGCGATTGAGTTACTTGAAGCCGTTGCAATTCCAGACCCCGCCCGTCGACTTTCGGAGTACCCACATGAGTTCTCTGGCGGAATGCGACAACGAGCGGTCATTGCGATGATGCTAGCCTGTGATCCGGAATTTCTTATCTGTGATGAACCAACAACCGCACTTGATGTAACTATTCAAGCACAAATCCTTGATCTTCTCTCTGAGATACAACAGAAGCGTGATCTTTCAATCCTATTCATTACACATGATATGGGTGTTATTGCCCAAATTGCAGATCGTGTAAACGTTGTATATGCGGGTGAGATTGTTGAACAAGCTCCTGTCGAACGGCTATTTCAATCCCCACAACATCCATATACACGCGGGCTGCTAGATGCTATCCCCGGACGGCGGTCTGGTGATGATGGATTACGGACGATTGAGGGTGATGTCCCAACGCCCAATGCACCCGCAAGTAACTGTCGATTTGCGCCGCGGTGTCCAAAAGCCTTCGATGAGTGTGAGGCCGTGCCGCCACAACATGTCAGTGTTGATGATAATTCAACCCATACAACGGCCTGTCTTCTTTATCCAGCGGAGATGGAAGAATCACCGCGCGTAGCGAAACATCGTCGTCGTGCAGAGACAGAGACAGAAGCAGATGCTAATACCGGTGAATATCATGAGTAA
- a CDS encoding ABC transporter permease: protein MCARSHTTSTVETTADDPFQRDGQSVRARITAEPTPAIRWAVVAAGLLAVELGAFLGGLLTILDGVVIGLTAFIDIAVGVINPQLAATVVDIQTTASNAITTARDAAEGIPTLLSRETVPNQGHLMSPDGPWAGPIFGVEPGLAWALRALLIIGYSLFVFYWIFRGWTIFRDHYRHAEWTPTDDIVDRLSEHRWGQFGIIIIALFLTMALFGPALGPTTVEQNIISPYSHEITYLNTDTQTVETITAGDANFDSKSKGSSEQNVGPMSYDEFNRFHPFGTLPNGRDLFTFMMGGARITLIVAGLAIGLSSLIAATLAMMSAFYGGRIDLGILTTADGVVSVPQLLLLIMISAVFADHWLATVLDGGFLLALIFAFTGWPFLWRAVRGPALQVARESWVDAARSFGQTPRTIMRKHMLPYVTGYLLVYASLSTGGIIIGLAALSFLGNGLGITPPTPAWGRAVSLGQSYVSSSSWHISLLPGLMIVLLVTGLNAFGDGLRDAIDPESNGSDQTEGVTGGGA, encoded by the coding sequence ATGTGCGCACGCTCTCACACAACCTCGACCGTTGAGACGACCGCTGATGACCCGTTTCAGCGCGATGGCCAATCAGTTCGCGCTCGTATTACTGCCGAACCAACGCCAGCAATCAGATGGGCGGTTGTTGCCGCTGGATTGCTTGCAGTTGAGCTTGGCGCCTTTCTTGGTGGGTTATTGACAATTCTTGACGGTGTTGTCATTGGTCTGACCGCGTTTATTGATATTGCTGTTGGCGTGATTAATCCACAACTCGCAGCCACCGTTGTTGATATACAGACAACGGCTTCAAATGCAATTACGACTGCTCGCGATGCCGCTGAGGGGATTCCAACGCTCTTAAGTCGAGAGACAGTTCCGAACCAGGGTCATCTTATGAGCCCCGATGGCCCGTGGGCTGGTCCAATATTTGGTGTTGAACCAGGTCTCGCATGGGCGCTCCGTGCATTATTGATTATTGGATACTCATTATTTGTCTTCTACTGGATCTTCCGAGGATGGACAATCTTTCGTGATCACTACCGACATGCTGAATGGACCCCGACTGATGATATCGTTGATCGGCTCTCTGAGCACCGCTGGGGACAGTTTGGTATTATTATTATCGCACTATTCCTTACGATGGCACTGTTTGGACCCGCACTTGGACCAACCACTGTCGAGCAAAATATTATTTCGCCATATAGTCATGAGATTACATATCTCAACACAGATACTCAAACTGTTGAAACAATTACTGCTGGCGATGCCAATTTTGACTCGAAGTCAAAGGGTTCGAGTGAACAGAATGTTGGTCCAATGAGTTATGATGAATTCAATCGATTCCATCCGTTTGGAACACTCCCGAACGGTCGGGATTTATTCACATTTATGATGGGTGGCGCACGGATTACGCTTATCGTTGCTGGTCTTGCAATTGGATTGAGTAGTCTTATTGCTGCCACACTTGCGATGATGTCTGCATTCTATGGGGGTCGAATTGATCTTGGCATCCTCACGACAGCCGATGGTGTTGTTTCTGTCCCACAGTTATTATTATTAATTATGATTAGCGCCGTCTTTGCTGATCATTGGCTTGCAACGGTGTTAGATGGTGGGTTCCTTCTTGCGTTGATATTTGCATTCACTGGATGGCCATTTCTTTGGCGAGCTGTTCGTGGACCGGCATTACAGGTCGCCCGCGAGTCATGGGTTGATGCTGCTCGCAGCTTTGGACAGACCCCACGGACGATTATGCGAAAGCATATGCTTCCATATGTAACTGGGTATCTGTTGGTGTATGCTTCTCTCTCAACTGGGGGCATTATTATTGGACTTGCCGCCTTGTCGTTCCTTGGCAATGGTCTTGGAATTACGCCACCAACACCAGCATGGGGGCGGGCGGTTTCGCTTGGACAGAGTTATGTTTCCAGTTCATCTTGGCACATTTCATTACTCCCAGGACTGATGATTGTCCTTCTTGTGACTGGATTGAACGCATTCGGTGATGGACTGCGAGATGCAATTGATCCAGAAAGCAATGGCAGTGATCAGACTGAAGGAGTGACTGGGGGTGGTGCCTGA
- a CDS encoding ABC transporter permease gives MNRFIYILKRFALAIPVLLFGLTMSFLIMYKGPIDPVLSILGRDANPEAARQLRISLGIIRPNGTPIPLWEQYGMVLRDLVTFQFGQSWIIQRGASVQSVILGRMAPTLWLGWWSVVIALLIGIPVGLYAGLKANTWGDYVASGGGIIWRAMPNFWLAVMIAGSLSAGGVLSWYRAFGVNTDVIGTPAAVRQLFTVIDPFGAAPIIGLVIIPIPNVENFIIAFKWILPAALVLGSASMGNEIRIGRTAVLESLNSKYIETAKAKGLSARRIIIKHVGRNAIVPLLPVIMGEFYLLIGGSVLVEQVFSINGLGNLFFRAVLGPDIPVVMTLVFVFIIIQVLFNITQDLLYTVVDPRITLEDTEQ, from the coding sequence ATGAACCGATTTATATATATATTGAAACGATTTGCGTTAGCCATTCCAGTCCTTCTGTTTGGGTTGACGATGTCGTTTTTAATCATGTATAAGGGTCCTATCGACCCGGTATTGTCTATCCTTGGTCGAGATGCAAATCCTGAGGCTGCCCGTCAGCTTCGAATTTCGCTCGGGATTATTCGCCCGAATGGAACACCGATTCCATTATGGGAACAATATGGGATGGTATTACGAGATCTTGTCACCTTTCAGTTTGGTCAATCCTGGATTATTCAGCGCGGAGCATCCGTGCAAAGCGTTATTCTTGGACGAATGGCGCCCACGCTATGGCTTGGGTGGTGGTCGGTTGTCATTGCATTATTAATTGGTATTCCGGTTGGGCTGTACGCTGGACTCAAAGCGAATACATGGGGAGATTACGTTGCCTCTGGTGGCGGTATTATCTGGCGAGCAATGCCTAACTTTTGGCTTGCAGTGATGATTGCTGGGAGTCTTTCGGCCGGTGGTGTTCTTTCATGGTATCGGGCATTTGGTGTGAATACCGATGTTATTGGAACACCCGCTGCAGTGCGGCAGCTCTTTACCGTTATTGACCCCTTTGGAGCAGCACCAATCATTGGGTTAGTGATTATTCCCATTCCAAATGTTGAGAATTTCATTATCGCGTTCAAATGGATCCTCCCTGCAGCACTTGTGCTGGGATCCGCGTCGATGGGAAACGAGATCCGGATTGGTCGGACAGCAGTTCTCGAGAGTCTGAACTCAAAGTATATTGAAACGGCAAAAGCAAAGGGACTCTCAGCACGACGAATAATTATCAAACATGTTGGTCGCAATGCAATTGTGCCACTACTACCAGTGATCATGGGTGAGTTTTATTTGCTCATCGGCGGGTCGGTACTGGTTGAGCAAGTATTCAGTATTAATGGACTTGGTAATCTATTCTTCCGGGCTGTTCTTGGTCCGGATATTCCAGTTGTGATGACACTCGTCTTTGTCTTTATTATCATCCAAGTATTATTCAATATCACACAAGACCTTCTCTACACAGTTGTTGACCCAAGGATCACACTCGAAGATACCGAACAATGA
- a CDS encoding ABC transporter substrate-binding protein, which translates to MVDDSEVNRRRFLRATGAVAATVGVAGCSQGSDGETETETQTPDDSGGPSSTEFSRPSSYPYSPGETDVQSARSVMEEAGFGPDNRYELSWTQYTSPTWKEIANTVRARLESAYIDMSISEADFGALLETTEKGSHEAFTLGWIADYPAPQNFLQLVDPENTVYDADGYTPNGARLFWSEDANTDTPIREYIASQFNRIQDNPGLNESAVQTRNDAVGNIEAGLWESAALLPIYHSVSEQFWYDRVSYNPPSGMGGSRSKENVSVDGIMSKDRLSGTSATFSALDPIASGNTASGGKIMNMFDAPMNYPNGDTEVEPLLISDYEVSDDLTEYEFTLKEGIQFHGDYGEVTADDVVYSIRRLVESNNSTNTYFPNSVLNIERETDADGNVIPDSTGVEATGEYSFRITLQQPFSYTLEVLAYSAFSVIPEGIIGDIEGYDGEMSQTEFSTTNPIGTGPFTFVEWNSGNGGSFTVDRFDEYHGQQAAIEGIDSAIITDTTASYNYFLNENADVAGIPTAKYDPEKVSIESTDGSQEFGTYGPLENDKTVNMARTPTINTFYVGFHMEKVPKAVRQAMAYVTNREQFVDDVFKGRGVPAYHLTPPQVYPGGTSAYNSHWQG; encoded by the coding sequence ATGGTTGATGACTCTGAGGTGAATCGACGTCGGTTCTTGCGTGCGACTGGTGCTGTTGCGGCAACGGTTGGCGTCGCTGGATGTTCACAGGGGAGTGACGGGGAGACTGAAACTGAGACACAGACACCCGATGATAGTGGAGGTCCAAGTTCAACGGAATTCTCTCGACCGTCATCATACCCATATTCACCCGGTGAGACAGATGTTCAAAGCGCACGATCTGTCATGGAAGAAGCTGGGTTTGGTCCGGATAACCGATATGAACTCAGCTGGACTCAATATACGAGTCCAACATGGAAGGAAATTGCGAATACGGTTCGTGCTCGGCTTGAGTCTGCATATATCGATATGAGCATCAGTGAGGCAGACTTCGGTGCCCTTCTTGAAACGACTGAAAAGGGAAGTCATGAAGCGTTCACACTTGGTTGGATTGCTGATTATCCTGCTCCACAGAATTTCCTTCAACTTGTCGACCCTGAGAATACGGTTTATGATGCGGATGGATATACCCCAAATGGTGCGCGGTTATTCTGGTCAGAAGACGCGAATACCGATACTCCTATCAGAGAATACATTGCTTCGCAGTTTAATCGAATTCAAGATAACCCTGGGTTAAATGAGAGTGCTGTTCAGACCCGAAACGATGCTGTTGGGAATATAGAAGCCGGATTATGGGAGTCTGCAGCATTACTTCCAATCTATCATAGCGTTTCTGAGCAGTTTTGGTATGATCGTGTCTCATATAATCCGCCTAGCGGCATGGGCGGTTCACGATCAAAAGAGAATGTATCGGTTGATGGAATTATGAGCAAAGACAGACTAAGTGGGACCTCAGCGACATTCAGTGCACTTGACCCAATTGCATCAGGAAATACTGCCTCTGGAGGAAAAATCATGAACATGTTCGATGCGCCAATGAACTATCCGAATGGGGATACTGAGGTTGAACCACTCCTCATCAGTGATTATGAGGTAAGCGATGATCTCACAGAGTATGAATTCACGCTAAAGGAGGGAATTCAATTTCATGGCGACTATGGGGAGGTCACCGCTGATGATGTGGTGTACTCGATTCGACGACTTGTCGAGTCAAACAACTCGACGAACACGTACTTTCCAAATAGCGTCTTAAACATTGAGCGTGAGACTGACGCAGATGGGAATGTTATTCCCGATTCGACAGGGGTTGAGGCAACTGGTGAGTACTCCTTCCGAATCACACTTCAACAACCATTCAGTTACACACTTGAGGTTCTTGCATATTCAGCGTTCTCTGTCATTCCTGAAGGGATTATTGGTGATATTGAGGGGTATGATGGTGAGATGTCACAGACAGAATTCTCCACCACAAACCCAATCGGGACTGGTCCATTCACCTTTGTTGAGTGGAACTCTGGTAATGGTGGCTCATTTACCGTCGATCGGTTTGATGAGTATCATGGACAACAAGCAGCAATTGAGGGTATCGATAGCGCAATTATCACTGATACAACTGCATCGTACAATTACTTCCTAAACGAAAATGCCGATGTTGCAGGGATTCCAACAGCAAAGTACGACCCTGAGAAAGTCTCAATCGAATCAACAGATGGGTCACAGGAATTTGGAACGTACGGTCCACTTGAGAATGATAAGACGGTTAACATGGCTCGCACTCCGACAATTAATACCTTTTATGTCGGATTCCATATGGAGAAAGTTCCAAAAGCAGTTCGACAGGCAATGGCATACGTGACTAATCGTGAGCAATTTGTCGATGATGTATTCAAAGGTCGGGGTGTCCCTGCATATCACCTCACGCCACCACAAGTGTACCCTGGTGGGACCTCGGCGTATAATTCACATTGGCAGGGATAA